The Malus sylvestris chromosome 12, drMalSylv7.2, whole genome shotgun sequence genome contains a region encoding:
- the LOC126593127 gene encoding EG45-like domain containing protein, with the protein MSLLVLPVVLCLLCTVPRPVSADLGTATSYGPPYIPTRCFGRRTDQFPPQYFFVAVSEGLWDGGSACERVYKIKCLSGLNMPCKVGETVEVMVVDLCRKSPCPSTIAMSTDAFAAISHNSSAPINIEYLQI; encoded by the exons ATGAGCCTCTTAGTCCTGCCAGTGGTGTTATGCTTACTCTGCACAGTACCTAGGCCAGTTTCTGCCGATCTGGGAACTGCAACTTCATACGGCCCTCCTTATATAC CTACAAGATGCTTTGGGAGGAGGACTGACCAGTTCCCTCCGCAGTACTTTTTTGTGGCCGTGAGTGAAGGATTGTGGGACGGTGGTTCTGCGTGCGAAAGGGTCTATAAAATTAAATGCCTCAGTGGACTTAATATGCCCTGCAAGGTTGGTGAGACTGTCGAGGTGATGGTGGTGGACCTTTGCCGGAAATCTCCTTGCCCTTCCACCATAGCCATGTCAACCGATGCTTTTGCAGCCATCTCTCACAATTCTTCTGCACCAATCAACATCGAATATCTCCA GATATGA
- the LOC126593117 gene encoding ethylene-overproduction protein 1-like, which yields MQHNIFTTMRSLKIMDGCKGSQVFALNPSGATAAGGNGGGGGGSGDKLLYDHLRVNSIRSRASRGSFQAPNPTANNVLLETLLPYGLPVSDLLEPRIEPSLKSVDFVETLADVYRRIVICPQFEMWKMYLEQCATFRGLSDPKLFRRSLRSARQHAVDVHSKVVLASWLRYERREDELIGSSAMYCCGRNVECPKASLVSGYDPESVFESCICSRTPQGQGDDDDLVMGDEECSTSEEDGDMSFCIGDAEIRCVRYNIASLSRPFNAMLYGNFTETRREKINFTQNGISVEAMRAVEIFSRIKRVDSFEVKTVLDLLSFANTFCCDELKTACDSHLASLVCELEDAMLLIDYGLEETAHFLVAACLQVFLRELPSSLHNSHMMRLFCTSEARQRLAMSGHSSFILYYFLSQVAIEDDMRSNTTVMLLERLAECATESWQKQLAFHLLGVVMLERKEFKDAQWWFEAAVEVGHIYSLVGIARAKFKRGHKYAAYKQMNSLISDYTPVGWMYQERSLYCIGKEKMMDLSTATHLDPTLSYPYKYRAVSLLEENQFEAAITEINKIISFKVSPDCLELRAWFSIALEDFEGALRDVRALLTLDPNYMMFHGKMHGDHLVELLCPFVQQWSQADCWMQLYDRWSSVDDIGSLAVVHHMLANDPGKSLLRFRQSLLLLRLNCQKAAMHSLRLARNHSSSEHETLVYEGWILYDTGHREEALAKAEESIAIQRSFEAFFLKAYALADSSLDSDSSTYVIQLLEEALRCPSDGLRKGQALNNLGSVYVDSDKLDLAADCYTNALNIKHTRAHQGLARVYHLKNQRKAAYDEMTKLIEKARNNASAFEKRSEYCDRDMAKSDLSMATQLDPLRTYPYRYRAAVLMDDHKEGEAIEELTKAITFKLDLQLLHLRAAFHESMSNFVFTVRDCEAALCLDPNHADTQELYSKARERVNEQKK from the exons ATGCAGCATAATATATTTACTACAATGCGGAGCTTGAAGATCATGGATGGGTGTAAAGGAAGTCAAGTTTTCGCGCTTAATCCTTCCGGAGCTACTGCCGCCGGCGGAAacggcggtggtggtggtggttcgGGGGACAAGCTTCTTTACGACCATCTCCGGGTCAACTCGATTCGATCCAGAGCGAGTCGGGGCAGTTTTCAGGCTCCGAACCCTACCGCCAACAATGTTTTGCTCGAGACTCTTCTCCCTTACGGTCTGCCGGTGTCCGATCTCCTTGAGCCCCGAATCGAACCATCCCTCAAATCGGTCGATTTTGTGGAAACCCTAGCTGATGTGTACCGTAGGATTGTGATTTGCCCCCAATTCGAGATGTGGAAGATGTATTTGGAGCAATGTGCGACGTTTCGGGGCCTTTCGGATCCGAAATTGTTCCGGCGGAGCCTCAGGTCGGCGAGGCAGCACGCGGTTGATGTGCACTCGAAGGTGGTGCTGGCGTCTTGGTTGAGGTATGAGAGGAGAGAGGATGAGCTTATTGGGTCGTCAGCAATGTATTGTTGTGGTAGAAATGTTGAATGTCCGAAGGCTAGTTTGGTTTCCGGGTATGATCCTGAGTCTGTTTTTGAGTCTTGTATCTGTTCTAGGACGCCGCAGGGGCAAGGTGACGATGATGATCTTGTGATGGGGGATGAGGAATGTTCCACTTCGGAGGAGGATGGTGATATGTCGTTTTGTATTGGAGATGCCGAGATTAGGTGTGTTCGATACAACATTGCTTCGCTTTCGAGGCCTTTTAATGCAATGTTGTATGGTAACTTCACGGAGACACGAAGGGAGAAGATAAATTTCACACAGAATGGGATATCTGTGGAGGCAATGAGGGCAGTGGAGATTTTTAGCAGGATAAAAAGAGTAGATTCTTTTGAAGTGAAAACTGTTTTGGACCTGCTATCCTTTGCAAACACGTTTTGTTGCGATGAGTTGAAGACGGCATGTGATTCTCATTTGGCATCTCTGGTTTGTGAACTGGAAGATGCAATGCTGCTGATTGACTATGGGTTGGAGGAGACTGCTCATTTTCTCGTGGCAGCTTGTTTGCAGGTGTTTTTGAGGGAGCTACCGAGTTCGTTGCACAATTCTCATATGATGAGATTATTTTGTACTTCAGAAGCTAGGCAAAGGTTGGCTATGTCCGGGCACTCttctttcattttgtattattttttgagCCAGGTTGCTATTGAGGATGACATGAGATCGAACACAACGGTGATGCTTCTAGAGAGGCTGGCAGAGTGTGCCACCGAAAGTTGGCAGAAGCAACTTGCATTTCACCTGTTGGGTGTTGTGATGCTTGAGAGGAAAGAATTTAAAGATGCTCAGTGGTGGTTTGAAGCAGCAGTAGAGGTTGGTCATATTTATTCCTTGGTGGGCATTGCAAGGGCCAAGTTCAAGCGTGGCCATAAGTATGCGGCTTACAAGCAAATGAACTCTCTCATTTCTGATTATACACCGGTTGGGTGGATGTATCAGGAGCGATCTCTGTATTGTATTGGAAAGGAAAAGATGATGGATTTGAGCACCGCTACTCACTTGGATCCAACTCTATCttatccatacaagtatagGGCTGTTTCTTTGTTGGAGGAGAACCAGTTTGAAGCAGCTATTACAGAGATCAATAAGATAATTAGTTTCAAGGTCTCCCCTGATTGTCTCGAATTGAGGGCTTGGTTTTCAATTGCCCTCGAAGATTTTGAAGGAGCTCTCAGAGATGTCCGGGCACTCTTGACTTTGGACCCAAATTACATGATGTTTCATGGGAAAATGCATGGTGACCATCTGGTAGAGCTGCTCTGCCCTTTTGTTCAACAGTGGAGTCAGGCTGATTGTTGGATGCAACTATATGATCGATGGTCCTCTGTTGATGATATTGGTTCTCTAGCTGTTGTACATCATATGTTGGCAAATGACCCTGGGAAGAGCCTTCTACGCTTTAGGCAGTCTCTCCTTCTGTTGCG GTTAAATTGTCAAAAGGCTGCTATGCATAGTCTGCGGTTGGCCCGGAATCATTCTAGTTCTGAGCATGAGACGCTTGTCTATGAAGGATGGATCTTGTATGACACTGGCCATCGGGAAGAAGCATTGGCAAAGGCAGAGGAGTCCATTGCTATCCAGAGATCGTTTGAAGCATTTTTCCTTAAAGCATATGCTTTAGCAGACTCAAGTCTTGATTCTGATTCTTCAACATATGTGATCCAGCTTCTAGAGGAAGCACTTAGATGCCCTTCGGATGGTCTTAGAAAAGGACAA GCACTAAATAATTTAGGAAGTGTCTATGTAGATTCTGATAAGCTGGATCTTGCTGCCGATTGCTACACAAATGCACTCAACATTAAGCATACGAGAGCACATCAGGGTCTAGCACGAGTATATCATCTTAAAAATCAACGCAAGGCTGCATATGATGAGATGACAAAGCTGATAGAGAAGGCTCGAAACAATGCATCAGCTTTTGAGAAACGTTCAGAATACTGTGACCGTGACATGGCAAAGAGTGATCTAAGTATGGCAACACAACTAGATCCCCTGAGGACATATCCGTACAGATATAGGGCAGCAG TTTTGATGGATGACCACAAAGAAGGAGAAGCCATCGAAGAGCTAACAAAAGCCATAACTTTCAAGCTAGACCTGCAACTGCTACATCTTCGAGCAGCATTCCACGAGTCAATGagcaattttgttttcaccGTGCGAGACTGTGAAGCAGCCCTCTGTCTTGATCCCAACCATGCTGACACTCAGGAACTCTATTCTAAAGCACGGGAACGTGtcaatgaacaaaagaagtga